Proteins from a genomic interval of Pararge aegeria chromosome 26, ilParAegt1.1, whole genome shotgun sequence:
- the LOC120635247 gene encoding gem-associated protein 6-like produces MEDMESVTSYDSIKNNPKSLHLLMNQFVHIELIQKRSINGYIHAIDPEGYSIILLEPRGDNYQTILIPGHSILNLSVVDSKPIIKPEEKAIHKSTTDLVERRRKLMSWFKKNQLSVTEKDDEIVLGSVIILPPYDITSIYSTNLIVTKHVRDIVEKMPDNFVED; encoded by the exons ATGGAGGACATGGAATCGGTTACCAGTTATGATTCCATAAAAAATAATCCAAAATCGTTACATTTACTTATGAATCAATTTGTGCACATAGAACTGATTCAAAAACGTTCGATAAACGGTTATATACATGCTATTGATCCAGAAggatacag CATAATTCTCTTGGAGCCCAGAGGAGATAATTATCAAACAATCTTAATACCAGGTCACTCTATACTCAATCTTTCGGTTGTAGATTCAAAACCAATTATTAAACCTGAAGAGAAGGCTATACATAAATCTACTACTGATTTGGTAGAAAGAAGAAGGAAATTAATGTCATGGTTTAAGAAAAATCAACTGTCAGTTACAGAAAAAGATGACGAAATAGTGTTAGGTAGTGTTATAATTCTCCCGCCGTATGACATCACTAGTATATACtctacaaatttaattgtaactAAGCATGTAAGGGATATTGTGGAAAAAATGCCTGACAATTTTGTAGAGGATTAA